From a single Phragmites australis chromosome 7, lpPhrAust1.1, whole genome shotgun sequence genomic region:
- the LOC133923447 gene encoding transcription factor BHLH6-like isoform X2, giving the protein MEEDMMGVGFDFYWHSSPQFHLEPLDLDVVDSMYVPPNEAAESLSGVCSSYHEDSSSPDGANTCSTAAVAMSPPPPTAAGSKSVAMERDRRRMLNEKLYALRSVVPNITKMDKASIIRDAIAYIEQLKEEERRILADISALESTAVMPGKETKRVPSFSSTKDDAPRCAASPPVRILEVELSEAREKVAVVSVRCSRGRDAVAKVWRALEPLRLDVVTASIAAAGDIVVHTMFVQTEGMGCAAQLKKTIQAALSGSPSSISPEA; this is encoded by the exons ATGGAGGAGGACATGATGGGAGTCGGCTTCGATTTCTACTGGCACTCGTCGCCTCAGTTCCACCTCGAGCCCCTCGACCTCGACGTCGTCGACAG TATGTACGTTCCGCCGAACGAGGCGGCAGAGTCACTGTCCGGTGTCTGCTCGTCGTACCACGAGGACTCGAGCTCGCCGGACGGCGCGAACACCTGCTCCACGGCGGCAGTGGCGATGTCACCGCCTCCGCCGACCGCGGCGGGGAGCAAGAGCGTGGCGATGGAGAGGGACCGCCGCAGGATGCTCAACGAGAAGCTCTACGCGCTCCGGAGCGTCGTACCAAACATCACCAAG ATGGACAAGGCGTCGATCATCAGGGACGCCATCGCGTACATCGAGCAGctgaaggaggaggagcgccgGATACTCGCCGACATATCCGCCCTCGAGTCCACCGCCGTGATGCCGGGAAAGGAAACGAAGAGGGTTCCATCATTCTCATCCACCAAAGACGACGCCCCCCGCTGCGCAGCCTCACCGCCGGTCCGAATCCTTGAG GTGGAGTTGTCGGAGGCGAGGGAGAAGGTGGCGGTGGTAAGCGTGCGGTGCAGCCGGGGCAGGGACGCCGTAGCCAAAGTGTGGCGGGCGCTGGAGCCGCTCCGCCTCGACGTCGTCACAGCGagcatcgccgccgccggcgacatCGTCGTCCACACCATGTTCGTACAG ACAGAAGGAATGGGCTGTGCTGCTCAACTGAAGAAGACAATACAAGCTGCTCTCTCCGGGTCTCCCAGCTCGATCTCACCGGAAGCTTAA
- the LOC133923447 gene encoding transcription factor BHLH6-like isoform X1 — protein sequence MEEDMMGVGFDFYWHSSPQFHLEPLDLDVVDSMYVPPNEAAESLSGVCSSYHEDSSSPDGANTCSTAAVAMSPPPPTAAGSKSVAMERDRRRMLNEKLYALRSVVPNITKMDKASIIRDAIAYIEQLKEEERRILADISALESTAVMPGKETKRVPSFSSTKDDAPRCAASPPVRILEVELSEAREKVAVVSVRCSRGRDAVAKVWRALEPLRLDVVTASIAAAGDIVVHTMFVQVTSVVQQLQQQLLRRPCHVEIVVARPLATLFAYDCPRCLRDSGSSGPVPSRGWQIHMARPWMKFQKPFAPQERNEETLGRRNNFVRI from the exons ATGGAGGAGGACATGATGGGAGTCGGCTTCGATTTCTACTGGCACTCGTCGCCTCAGTTCCACCTCGAGCCCCTCGACCTCGACGTCGTCGACAG TATGTACGTTCCGCCGAACGAGGCGGCAGAGTCACTGTCCGGTGTCTGCTCGTCGTACCACGAGGACTCGAGCTCGCCGGACGGCGCGAACACCTGCTCCACGGCGGCAGTGGCGATGTCACCGCCTCCGCCGACCGCGGCGGGGAGCAAGAGCGTGGCGATGGAGAGGGACCGCCGCAGGATGCTCAACGAGAAGCTCTACGCGCTCCGGAGCGTCGTACCAAACATCACCAAG ATGGACAAGGCGTCGATCATCAGGGACGCCATCGCGTACATCGAGCAGctgaaggaggaggagcgccgGATACTCGCCGACATATCCGCCCTCGAGTCCACCGCCGTGATGCCGGGAAAGGAAACGAAGAGGGTTCCATCATTCTCATCCACCAAAGACGACGCCCCCCGCTGCGCAGCCTCACCGCCGGTCCGAATCCTTGAG GTGGAGTTGTCGGAGGCGAGGGAGAAGGTGGCGGTGGTAAGCGTGCGGTGCAGCCGGGGCAGGGACGCCGTAGCCAAAGTGTGGCGGGCGCTGGAGCCGCTCCGCCTCGACGTCGTCACAGCGagcatcgccgccgccggcgacatCGTCGTCCACACCATGTTCGTACAGGTAACGTCCGTCGTCCAACAACTGCAGCAACAATTATTACGACGTCCATGCCACGTTGAAATCGTGGTTGCCCGCCCGCTCGCGACCCTTTTCGCTTATGATTGTCCTCGATGTCTCCGTGACTCTGGGTCCTCGGGTCCCGTGCCGTCACGGGGATGGCAGATACACATGGCGCGCCCTTGGATGAAATTTCAGAAACCTTTTGCACCACAAGAGAGGAATGAAGAAACGCTAGGGCGGCGCAACAATTTCGTCCGTATATAA